A region of the Polaribacter sp. L3A8 genome:
CGTTTCTAGAATCTCTACATGATTTTCTGCCTCTTTATTAGAAGTCCTATAAGGATAATCTCTTAACCCAAAACAGTTAACTCCTCTTTCTGGCCAGTGCAACTGATACAAATCTATATAATCTGTTTGCAACCTTTTAAGACTACCTTCTACAGCATCTATAATTGCTTCCTTTGCAAATCCATTTTTTCTAATATGCGCTGTATAAGGTCCAGAACCCGCTATTTTACTTCCTAAAACAACGTTATCTCTATTCCCCGTTTTTTTAAACCAATTTCCTATAATAGTTTCTGTGGTTCCATAAGTTTCTGGAGTTGCAGGAACGGAATACAGTTCTGCCGTATCAAAAAAGTTTACGCCTTGTTCTAAAGCATAATCCATTTGCTCAAAACCATCTTCTTGCGTATTTTGTTTTCCCCAAGTCATGGTTCCTAAACAAATCTTAGAAACTTTAATATCTGTATTTGGTAATTTTGTGTATTTCATAATAATGTGTAAACGTGTAATTGTTTGTTTGTATAACCATACAAAAACTGACCGCGAAATTATAATATATTCTTCTATAAAACAATAAGCGTGTAATTTTACAATTACACGCTTATTAATAAATTTATATTTTAAAATGAAACTTAGACAAGCTCAGTTTAACATCTTAAATGTTAATTGGAATCTAAAATCTAATTTAAAGGTATAACAGTCTATTAAACAATTACACGATTAATCAAATAAACAGTTAAACGACTATTTTAAGATAGCATCAATTCCTGGTAACGTTTTACCTTCTAACATTTCTAACATTGCCCCACCACCAGTAGAAACATAACTTACTTTATCTGCAAAACCAAATTGTTTAACAGCAGCAACAGAATCTCCACCACCAACTAAAGAGAATGCTCCGTTTTTGGTTGCTTTATCAATAGAATGACCTAAAGCAATTGTTCCACCTGCAAAAGATTCCATTTCGAAAACACCTAAAGGTCCGTTCCATAAAATTGTTTTACACTTGTTTACAACAGCATCAAAGATTTCTCTAGATTTTGGTCCAGCATCAACTCCTTCCCAACCATCAGGAATTTCGTTAATATCTACTGTTTGTGTATTTGCATCATTAGAAAAATCATCAGCAGCAATAACATCAACAGGGATATGTACTTCTACTCCTTTTGCTTTTGCTTGCTTTAAAATATCTAAAGCTAATTCCATTTTATCATCTTCACAAATAGAGTTCCCAATCTTTCCTCCTTGTGCTTTCACAAAAGTAAAACTCATTCCACCACCAATAATTAAGTGGTCTACTTTATCTAAAATATTTTCGATAACCGTAATTTTAGAAGACACTTTTGCACCACCTAAAATTGCTAAAACTGGTCTTTCAGAATTGTTTAATACTTTATCTATACTTTCTATTTCTCTTGCTAATAAGTTTCCAAAACATTTGTTTTCAGGAAAAAACTGAGCAATAATTGTTGTTGATGCATGTGCTCTGTGTGCAGTACCAAAAGCATCATTTACATACACATCACCTAATTTAGATAATTTTTCTGCAAAAGCAACATCACCTTTTTTCTCTTCTTCGTAAAAACGTAAGTTTTCTAATAATAAGATTTCTCCAGATTCTAAATTAGCAACAGCTTCTTCTACTTTATCTCCAATACAATCTGCAACAAACTTTACATTTACACCTAAAATTTCAGTTGCTTTAGCTACAATATGGCTTAAAGAAAATTCATCTTGAAATCCTTTTGGACGTCCTAAATGAGACATTAAGATACAACTTCCTTCTTGCTCTAAAATATCTATAATTGTAGATTTTGCAGCTTGGATTCTTGTAGCATCTGTTACTTCAAACTTATCGTTTAAAGGCACATTAAAATCTACACGAATTAACGCTTTCTTATTCTTGAAATTAAAATCTTTTAGTGTTTTCATCTTTTATTAATCTATTTTCAACAAAAATACCGAATTATTTACTTTTTTAGAACTGTAAAACCTAAAATTTAATACAACGTTTTCGAAGACAAATACCACGCTTACTAAGATTTCACAAATGAAAAAGATTGCCTTCTAAAATTGATGGATTAATGACAAACAAATTTTATATTTGCCCATGCTTTTCAACCAAATTATCGGCCAAGAACACATTAAAAAACACTTAAAAGTATCTGCAGAAAACGGCAGAATTCCGCACGCGCAATTATTTGTAGGTAAAGAAGGAAGCGGCACCTTGCCAATGGCAATTGCATACGCGCAGTTTTTATTGTGTAATTTTTCTGATAATACAGACATCTGTAACTTAAAATGCGACAAGCTACAACACCCAGATTTGCATTTTGCATATCCTGTTACTTCTAATGAAAACGTAAAAAAACATCCTGTTAGTAGTTTGTTTTTAGAAGATTGGAGAACCTTTATAGCAACCCAACCATACGGTAGTTTGTTTAATTGGCTACAACATATTGGTGTAGAAAATAAACAAGGAATTATTGGTGTAGATGAAGCAGAAGAAGTTGTAAAAAAGCTACGACTTAAAAGTTACGAAGGTGGTTTTAAGGTGATGATTATTTGGATGGCAGAAAAAATGAATATTGCTGCCGCCAACAAATTATTAAAATTAATTGAAGAACCGCCAGAAAAAACGGTTTTTATTTTAATTACAGAAAGCGAAGAACAAATTATAAATACTATAAAATCTCGCTGTCAGGCATTACATTTCCCTGCTTTAAGCGAGCAAGATATTTCTAATACTTTAGTGGTAGACCATCAGGTTTCAGATAATGAAGCTGCAAAAATTGCGCATCAGGCAGAAGGAAATTTTAATAAAGCATTGCATTTATTACAAAATGATTCTAGTGATCTTGTTTTTGAAGAATGGTTTATTGCTTGGATTAGAACCGCTTTTAAAGCCAAAGGAAATGCCGCTGTTGTGCAACAATTAATCGAATGGTC
Encoded here:
- a CDS encoding DNA polymerase III subunit, whose translation is MLFNQIIGQEHIKKHLKVSAENGRIPHAQLFVGKEGSGTLPMAIAYAQFLLCNFSDNTDICNLKCDKLQHPDLHFAYPVTSNENVKKHPVSSLFLEDWRTFIATQPYGSLFNWLQHIGVENKQGIIGVDEAEEVVKKLRLKSYEGGFKVMIIWMAEKMNIAAANKLLKLIEEPPEKTVFILITESEEQIINTIKSRCQALHFPALSEQDISNTLVVDHQVSDNEAAKIAHQAEGNFNKALHLLQNDSSDLVFEEWFIAWIRTAFKAKGNAAVVQQLIEWSENIAKTGRETQKRFLEYCLQFFRQALLLNYKSENLVFMETKTGFNLSKFAPFVHSGNILDIEKELNDAMYHIERNGNPKIILLDLSMKLTRFLHKKEATV
- a CDS encoding phosphoglycerate kinase; translated protein: MKTLKDFNFKNKKALIRVDFNVPLNDKFEVTDATRIQAAKSTIIDILEQEGSCILMSHLGRPKGFQDEFSLSHIVAKATEILGVNVKFVADCIGDKVEEAVANLESGEILLLENLRFYEEEKKGDVAFAEKLSKLGDVYVNDAFGTAHRAHASTTIIAQFFPENKCFGNLLAREIESIDKVLNNSERPVLAILGGAKVSSKITVIENILDKVDHLIIGGGMSFTFVKAQGGKIGNSICEDDKMELALDILKQAKAKGVEVHIPVDVIAADDFSNDANTQTVDINEIPDGWEGVDAGPKSREIFDAVVNKCKTILWNGPLGVFEMESFAGGTIALGHSIDKATKNGAFSLVGGGDSVAAVKQFGFADKVSYVSTGGGAMLEMLEGKTLPGIDAILK